In Pseudomonadota bacterium, the following are encoded in one genomic region:
- a CDS encoding MBL fold metallo-hydrolase — MKVYVVPVTPFEQNCSLLVCEKTKKAAIVDPGGDIERILGAVKEADATVEKILVTHGHVDHVGAVAALAARLGVPIEGPHIDDKFWIDELPQQAIQFGFGRSQSFEPSRWLEDGDTVQVGNETLEVIHCPGHTPGHVVFYHPTEKLAVVGDVLFQGSIGRTDFPRGNFDDLMHSIRQKLFPLGDEVEFLPGHGPASTFGAERENNPFVGDRVMDL; from the coding sequence GTGAAAGTCTATGTCGTACCCGTCACCCCCTTCGAACAGAACTGCTCGCTGCTGGTCTGTGAAAAGACCAAAAAGGCCGCCATCGTTGATCCCGGTGGCGATATCGAGCGCATTCTGGGCGCCGTCAAAGAGGCGGATGCTACCGTAGAAAAGATCCTGGTCACCCACGGCCACGTCGATCACGTGGGCGCGGTGGCGGCACTGGCTGCGCGTCTGGGTGTTCCCATCGAAGGGCCGCACATCGACGATAAGTTCTGGATCGACGAACTGCCGCAACAGGCAATCCAGTTCGGCTTTGGCAGGTCCCAATCGTTCGAACCGTCACGCTGGCTGGAGGACGGGGATACCGTTCAGGTGGGCAACGAGACCCTGGAGGTGATCCACTGCCCGGGGCATACGCCGGGCCACGTGGTCTTCTACCACCCGACGGAGAAACTGGCCGTGGTGGGCGATGTGCTGTTTCAGGGCTCCATCGGCCGCACCGATTTCCCACGCGGCAATTTCGACGATCTGATGCACTCCATCCGCCAGAAGCTGTTCCCGCTGGGCGATGAAGTGGAGTTCCTTCCCGGTCACGGACCGGCATCGACCTTCGGTGCCGAGCGAGAGAACAACCCCTTCGTGGGGGATCGG
- a CDS encoding 2-hydroxy-3-oxopropionate reductase, which produces MSTIGFIGMGIMGRPMAGHLLDAGHTVCTVKHRSAVPGDLLAKGIEVCANPREVAQRAEVIIIMVPDTPQVEAVLFDKQGVAAGLQPGALVIDMSSIAPLATRDFAERIRAAGGDYVDAPVSGGEVGAVNAALTIMVGATPEGFERARPYLEIVGKTITHIGPNGDGQTCKVANQIVVALTIEAVAEGLLFASKAGADVARVREALLGGLAQSRILELHGQRMIKRTFDPGFRIELHQKDLNLALQGARALGVALPNTATAQELFNACAALGGAGWDHSALVRALERLANHEIGAAEG; this is translated from the coding sequence ATGAGCACAATCGGATTCATCGGCATGGGCATCATGGGCCGGCCCATGGCGGGGCATCTGCTGGACGCCGGGCACACCGTGTGTACCGTAAAGCACCGCAGCGCGGTACCGGGCGACCTGCTGGCGAAGGGCATCGAGGTCTGCGCCAATCCGCGTGAGGTGGCGCAACGCGCCGAGGTGATCATCATCATGGTTCCCGACACGCCGCAGGTGGAAGCGGTGTTGTTCGATAAGCAGGGTGTCGCCGCCGGCCTGCAGCCCGGTGCGCTGGTCATCGACATGAGTTCCATTGCGCCGCTGGCAACGCGTGATTTCGCCGAGCGTATCCGCGCCGCGGGGGGTGACTATGTGGACGCGCCGGTCTCCGGCGGCGAGGTGGGGGCGGTCAACGCCGCCCTGACCATCATGGTGGGAGCGACACCGGAAGGTTTCGAGCGCGCCAGGCCCTACCTCGAGATCGTCGGCAAGACCATCACCCACATCGGTCCCAATGGCGACGGTCAAACCTGCAAGGTGGCCAATCAGATCGTGGTGGCGTTGACCATCGAGGCCGTCGCCGAAGGGCTGCTGTTCGCGTCGAAAGCCGGTGCCGACGTGGCCAGGGTGCGCGAAGCCTTGCTGGGCGGATTGGCGCAGTCGCGGATTCTGGAGCTGCACGGCCAACGCATGATCAAGCGCACCTTCGATCCGGGATTTCGTATCGAGTTACACCAGAAGGATCTCAACCTGGCGCTGCAAGGGGCGCGCGCCCTGGGGGTGGCGCTGCCCAATACCGCCACCGCGCAGGAGCTCTTCAACGCCTGCGCGGCCCTGGGCGGCGCGGGCTGGGACCACTCGGCCCTGGTGCGGGCACTGGAGCGGCTCGCCAACCATGAAATCGGGGCGGCTGAGGGTTGA
- the hyi gene encoding hydroxypyruvate isomerase has product MPRFAANLTMLFNEVPFQERFAAAAAAGFRGVEYLSPYEYPAQDLIEALRTNGLTQVLHNFPAGDWAAGERGIACLPERREEFRAGVEQAITYATALGCRRLNCLAGIRPHGLAEAEASATFIENLRYAAERAAAAGITLLIEPINTRDIPGFFLCHTRQALAIIAAVGMDNLCLQYDIYHMQIMEGDLARTIETNLARVGHLQLADNPGRHEPGSGEINYPFLFDRLDTLGYEGWIGCEYKPATTTEAGLAWLRPYL; this is encoded by the coding sequence ATGCCCCGTTTCGCCGCCAATCTGACCATGCTGTTCAACGAGGTGCCGTTTCAGGAGCGATTCGCTGCGGCCGCGGCCGCCGGCTTCAGGGGGGTGGAATATCTCTCGCCCTACGAATACCCGGCGCAAGATCTGATTGAGGCGTTGCGCACCAACGGTCTTACTCAGGTGCTGCACAACTTTCCCGCCGGCGACTGGGCAGCGGGCGAGCGCGGGATTGCGTGTCTGCCGGAGCGGCGCGAAGAGTTTCGCGCCGGTGTCGAGCAGGCGATCACCTATGCCACCGCGCTGGGGTGTCGCCGGCTCAACTGTCTGGCCGGTATCCGTCCGCATGGTTTGGCGGAAGCGGAAGCGAGCGCAACCTTCATCGAAAATTTGCGCTACGCTGCGGAACGCGCAGCGGCTGCGGGTATCACGCTGCTCATCGAGCCCATCAATACGCGCGACATCCCCGGCTTTTTTCTCTGCCACACGCGGCAGGCGCTGGCGATCATCGCTGCGGTGGGTATGGACAATCTGTGCCTGCAGTACGACATCTACCACATGCAGATCATGGAGGGTGATCTCGCGAGAACCATCGAAACCAACCTGGCGCGCGTCGGTCATCTGCAGCTGGCCGACAATCCCGGCCGTCACGAACCGGGGAGCGGCGAGATCAACTATCCATTCCTGTTCGATCGCCTCGATACGCTGGGTTACGAAGGCTGGATCGGCTGCGAGTACAAGCCGGCGACCACCACCGAGGCGGGTCTCGCGTGGTTGCGACCTTATCTGTGA
- a CDS encoding alpha/beta hydrolase, with translation MYFDVNGKRVFAATGGRPFDPSKPCVVFVHGTGMDHSIWVLPARWFAHHGWGVLALDLPGHGRSAGEPLDSIEAIADWVIAVLDAQGVRQAALAGHSMGSLVALDAAGRHPERVSTAVLIGTSFPMPVNDQLLAAAADNDHLALEMLNIFGHARAALTGGNEQIGMWNPGMGMRLLERARPGAIHTDLSACNDYQTGLEVAARVQCPTTLIVGDKDLMTPPRNAKALIAALPRVQVMTLAGSGHSLFNEKPDALLDALIEALA, from the coding sequence ATGTACTTCGATGTGAATGGCAAGCGCGTCTTCGCCGCCACCGGCGGACGTCCTTTCGATCCCTCCAAGCCGTGCGTGGTGTTTGTGCACGGCACCGGCATGGATCACTCCATCTGGGTGTTGCCGGCGCGCTGGTTTGCGCATCATGGCTGGGGTGTTCTGGCGCTGGATCTGCCCGGTCACGGACGTTCCGCGGGCGAACCGCTGGACAGCATCGAGGCGATCGCCGATTGGGTGATTGCCGTGCTCGACGCCCAGGGTGTGCGGCAAGCCGCGCTGGCGGGGCACAGCATGGGCTCCCTGGTCGCACTCGATGCCGCAGGCCGCCATCCCGAACGGGTGAGCACCGCTGTGCTGATTGGCACCTCATTTCCGATGCCGGTCAATGACCAACTGCTCGCCGCAGCCGCGGACAACGATCACCTGGCCTTGGAGATGCTCAATATCTTCGGCCATGCACGTGCCGCGTTGACCGGCGGCAACGAGCAGATCGGCATGTGGAATCCGGGCATGGGCATGCGCTTGCTGGAGCGTGCGCGTCCCGGCGCCATCCATACCGATCTCAGCGCCTGCAACGACTATCAGACGGGGTTGGAGGTTGCGGCGCGGGTGCAGTGCCCCACCACGCTGATCGTGGGCGATAAAGATCTGATGACGCCACCGCGCAACGCCAAGGCGTTGATAGCGGCATTACCCAGGGTCCAGGTGATGACCCTGGCCGGCAGCGGTCACTCGCTTTTCAACGAGAAACCGGATGCGCTGCTGGATGCGTTGATCGAAGCGCTGGCATAG
- a CDS encoding O-acetylhomoserine aminocarboxypropyltransferase, whose amino-acid sequence MAKPSLPQFDTLMLHAGQKPDPTTGARATPIYQTASFAFRDTDHAASLFNIERTGHVYSRISNPTNAVLEERMAALENGVGAIATASGQAALHLAVATLMGAGGHIVSSHSLYGGSHNLLAYTLPRFGIETTFVDARDPQAVAAAIRPNTRLVFGEILGNPGLDVLNVREIAKVAHAADLPLLVDSTFATPYLCRPIELGADLVFHSATKFLSGHGVVIGGVLIDGGTFDWEQAGKFPHLSEPYEGFHGLNFAEEFGPAAFITRARKEGLRDFGACLSPTSAFHILQGIETLSLRMQRHVTNTRKVVGFLNDHDAVEWVMYPELPEHPDHALARQMLPLGCGAVFSFGVKGGRAAGQKLIENLQVFSHLANVGDAKSLVIHPASTTHHRMDTAALKAAGISEGLVRLSIGLEDAADLIEDLSRALYASQK is encoded by the coding sequence GGGCGCGGGCCACACCCATCTATCAGACGGCGTCGTTCGCGTTTCGCGATACCGATCACGCCGCCTCGCTGTTCAACATCGAGCGCACCGGGCATGTCTACTCGCGCATCTCCAACCCGACCAACGCGGTGCTGGAGGAGCGCATGGCGGCCCTGGAGAACGGTGTCGGCGCCATCGCCACCGCCAGCGGTCAGGCGGCCCTGCATCTGGCGGTGGCGACGCTGATGGGGGCGGGGGGCCACATCGTCTCCTCGCATTCGCTCTACGGCGGCAGTCACAATCTGCTGGCGTACACGCTGCCGCGTTTCGGTATCGAGACCACCTTTGTCGATGCGCGTGATCCGCAGGCGGTTGCCGCGGCGATTCGTCCCAACACGCGCCTGGTCTTCGGCGAGATCCTCGGCAACCCCGGGCTGGATGTCTTGAATGTGCGCGAGATTGCCAAAGTCGCGCATGCGGCCGATCTGCCGTTGCTGGTCGATTCCACCTTCGCCACCCCCTATCTGTGCCGGCCCATCGAGCTGGGGGCCGATCTGGTCTTTCACTCCGCCACCAAGTTTCTCAGCGGCCACGGCGTGGTGATCGGCGGGGTGCTGATCGACGGCGGTACCTTCGACTGGGAGCAAGCGGGCAAATTCCCCCATCTCTCTGAACCCTACGAAGGATTTCACGGCCTCAATTTCGCCGAGGAGTTCGGACCCGCTGCTTTCATCACCCGGGCGCGCAAGGAGGGGCTGCGCGATTTCGGCGCCTGCCTCAGCCCGACTTCAGCATTCCACATCCTGCAAGGCATCGAAACGCTGTCGTTGCGCATGCAGCGCCATGTGACGAACACGCGCAAGGTGGTGGGCTTTCTCAACGATCACGACGCCGTGGAGTGGGTCATGTATCCGGAGCTGCCGGAGCATCCCGATCACGCCCTGGCCCGGCAGATGCTGCCCCTGGGTTGCGGGGCGGTCTTCAGCTTCGGCGTCAAGGGCGGCCGCGCGGCGGGGCAGAAGCTGATCGAGAACCTGCAGGTGTTCTCGCATCTCGCCAATGTCGGCGATGCCAAATCGCTGGTGATCCACCCGGCGAGCACGACGCATCATCGCATGGACACCGCAGCGCTCAAGGCCGCTGGTATCAGCGAGGGGCTGGTGCGGCTCTCTATCGGGCTGGAAGATGCGGCGGATCTTATCGAAGACCTGAGCCGCGCCCTCTACGCCTCACAAAAATAG